Proteins co-encoded in one Campylobacteraceae bacterium genomic window:
- a CDS encoding helix-hairpin-helix domain-containing protein — protein MKKLPTIGFLYMDYVLRFFDYSNFKAWPEKIEEVTYHWKNDKKRFIKEVKRKKINILIGNIPATAYDTFVQIAKELSDVRFVPSLETQFPNKSKENVTLFCKKYDLAIPKTEIFYDEKKAFEYFRKSATYPQIIKKSYGPSNYGGYFVHKVNNVKEALSLVKEKKYSPVYTQNAIDLKYSGDLRIMLIGHKPVCAFWRFSGEGEWITNTSQGGSMSYENVPMSSLELAVKASKAAKAEYWACDIAIDAKTDEPYILECATAFAAFPYIRDWICQYLMWDFSQGKFPKPHVPLFSWEELGKINPDLLRTMRHIGFSAYKPSADGEWYINDKEDNFDMERTLESVESDLPASIKPEDLPIAKELLKNTKESKEVFFTKINLNTANLTDIMTLYAMEEDLAIEILEYQKDNIITDPSDLLDLEAIDAQLISSWNDDFEDMRFNLNDASKKTLTKIKGIGSKLAAIILNEKEKLGKFTSLDDLKHIAGIGKNKFSELKSRFKIEDK, from the coding sequence ATGAAAAAGTTACCAACAATAGGTTTTTTATATATGGATTACGTGCTAAGATTTTTTGATTATTCAAATTTTAAGGCTTGGCCTGAAAAAATTGAAGAAGTTACCTATCATTGGAAAAATGACAAAAAACGTTTCATTAAAGAAGTGAAAAGAAAGAAAATTAATATTTTAATTGGGAATATTCCCGCAACTGCCTACGATACTTTTGTTCAAATAGCCAAAGAATTGTCAGATGTGCGTTTTGTTCCCTCTTTAGAAACACAGTTTCCTAATAAATCAAAAGAGAATGTAACGTTATTTTGTAAAAAGTACGATTTAGCTATTCCAAAAACAGAAATCTTTTATGATGAAAAAAAAGCTTTTGAGTATTTTAGAAAAAGTGCAACATATCCTCAGATAATAAAAAAATCCTATGGCCCTTCAAATTATGGAGGTTATTTTGTACATAAAGTGAATAATGTAAAAGAAGCTCTTTCTTTAGTTAAAGAAAAAAAATACTCTCCTGTTTATACGCAGAATGCTATTGATTTAAAGTACTCTGGAGATTTAAGAATAATGTTAATTGGACATAAGCCTGTTTGTGCTTTTTGGAGATTTTCAGGAGAAGGAGAATGGATAACCAACACTTCTCAAGGGGGTTCAATGTCTTATGAAAATGTTCCCATGTCTTCACTTGAATTAGCCGTTAAAGCATCAAAAGCTGCAAAAGCGGAGTATTGGGCTTGTGATATTGCAATTGATGCTAAAACAGATGAACCATATATTTTAGAATGCGCTACTGCTTTTGCTGCTTTTCCTTATATTAGAGATTGGATTTGTCAATATTTAATGTGGGATTTTTCACAAGGAAAATTTCCTAAACCTCATGTGCCTTTATTTTCTTGGGAAGAACTTGGCAAGATAAATCCTGATTTATTAAGAACTATGAGACATATAGGATTTTCTGCTTATAAACCATCTGCTGATGGAGAATGGTATATAAATGACAAAGAAGACAATTTCGACATGGAACGAACGCTTGAAAGCGTAGAAAGTGATCTTCCTGCTTCTATTAAACCAGAAGATTTGCCAATTGCCAAGGAACTGCTAAAAAATACAAAAGAATCAAAAGAAGTGTTTTTCACTAAAATTAATTTAAATACAGCAAACTTGACAGATATCATGACACTTTATGCAATGGAAGAAGATTTAGCAATAGAAATTTTGGAATATCAAAAAGACAATATTATTACTGATCCTTCTGATTTACTTGATTTAGAAGCTATTGATGCACAATTGATTTCTTCTTGGAATGATGATTTTGAAGATATGCGCTTTAATTTAAATGATGCCAGTAAAAAAACCTTGACAAAAATCAAAGGTATTGGCTCAAAATTGGCAGCTATAATTTTAAATGAAAAAGAAAAGTTAGGTAAGTTTACTTCACTTGATGATCTTAAACATATTGCGGGAATTGGAAAAAATAAATTTTCGGAACTTAAATCAAGATTTAAGATAGAGGATAAATAA